In Flavobacterium sp. N1736, the following are encoded in one genomic region:
- a CDS encoding YHS domain-containing (seleno)protein has product MKKFTLLVLLFVSVVSFAQNDSKRIAQYNLENKIAILGYDPVAYFIQGKPLKGKKEISVSYQGVIYNFSSNENKEAFLKNPSKYEPQYGGWCAYAMGSAGEKVEINPETFKIIDGKLYLFYNAYFNNTLKSWNKDENNLKSKANTNWKKFYK; this is encoded by the coding sequence ATGAAAAAGTTCACATTACTCGTATTATTATTTGTTTCAGTAGTTTCATTTGCTCAAAATGATTCAAAACGTATCGCTCAATATAATTTAGAAAATAAAATTGCCATTCTGGGTTACGATCCTGTTGCTTATTTCATTCAGGGAAAACCTTTAAAAGGTAAAAAAGAAATATCGGTGTCTTATCAGGGCGTGATTTATAATTTTTCATCGAACGAAAATAAAGAGGCATTTTTAAAAAATCCTTCAAAATACGAACCTCAATATGGCGGCTGGTGTGCTTATGCAATGGGAAGCGCGGGTGAAAAAGTGGAGATAAACCCAGAGACTTTTAAAATTATTGACGGAAAACTCTATTTGTTTTACAACGCTTATTTTAATAATACTTTGAAAAGCTGGAATAAAGACGAGAATAATTTAAAATCGAAAGCAAATACGAACTGGAAGAAATTCTATAAATGA
- a CDS encoding peroxiredoxin-like family protein → MKKVLFMLFATLSFAANAQTELPKSATDIAPLLIGEKIPDITLKTSDNKDAKISDLLKNKKTVLVFYRGGWCPYCNMHLAALAEAEKQILDLGYQIIAISPDTPENLKITAEKDKVKYILLSDSKGDLIKAAGIAYEAPENYKSVINVHSNGMDRSFLPVPSVFVVNAESDILFEYISPDFKHRISSELLIAVLKNLK, encoded by the coding sequence ATGAAAAAAGTACTCTTTATGCTTTTTGCAACACTAAGTTTTGCTGCAAATGCCCAAACCGAACTCCCTAAATCTGCGACTGACATTGCTCCTTTATTAATAGGAGAGAAAATTCCGGATATTACTTTAAAGACATCTGATAATAAAGATGCAAAAATCTCTGATTTACTTAAAAACAAAAAGACTGTTTTAGTTTTTTATCGCGGCGGCTGGTGTCCGTATTGCAATATGCATTTGGCAGCCTTGGCTGAAGCCGAAAAACAAATTCTTGATTTGGGTTATCAAATTATAGCCATAAGTCCTGATACTCCCGAAAATTTAAAAATTACAGCAGAAAAAGATAAGGTAAAATACATATTGCTTTCTGACTCAAAAGGTGATTTGATAAAAGCAGCAGGAATTGCTTATGAAGCTCCGGAAAACTATAAATCAGTAATTAACGTACATTCTAATGGAATGGATAGGAGTTTTTTACCTGTTCCTTCTGTTTTTGTTGTAAATGCTGAGAGTGATATTTTGTTCGAATATATTTCGCCTGATTTTAAACATCGGATTTCATCTGAATTATTGATTGCTGTATTAAAAAATTTAAAATAA
- a CDS encoding Crp/Fnr family transcriptional regulator: MYEDLKYWYLRDHKLFRTLSFSQIKQLCIITGFKKASKGEIIYFSSSDVPRIFLLKKGNIKIVAIDDDGNETIKDIIQKGDLFGELTLETDDKVEEYAKVLSDDVAICSFLMSDFEDLLLRNPSLALSYTKFVGLKMKRIKNSYSNLISKDAKTRLYQFLKDWAENEGVRKGNMVAIENYLTQNDIAQIICTSRQTATQLLNEMENNDLLHYSRSEIVIKDITKL, translated from the coding sequence ATGTACGAAGATTTAAAATATTGGTATTTGCGGGATCATAAACTGTTTAGAACGTTGAGTTTTTCTCAAATTAAACAATTGTGTATTATTACCGGTTTTAAAAAAGCATCAAAAGGCGAAATTATTTATTTCTCCTCTTCGGATGTTCCCCGTATATTTTTACTTAAAAAAGGAAATATTAAAATCGTTGCTATTGATGATGATGGTAATGAAACGATAAAAGATATTATTCAGAAAGGGGATTTGTTTGGCGAACTGACTTTAGAAACCGATGATAAAGTCGAAGAATATGCTAAAGTGCTTTCTGATGATGTGGCAATCTGCAGTTTTTTAATGTCTGATTTTGAAGATTTATTGTTAAGAAATCCATCATTAGCACTTTCTTATACCAAATTTGTGGGTTTGAAAATGAAGCGTATTAAAAACAGTTATTCTAATTTAATTTCTAAAGATGCAAAAACCAGATTGTATCAATTTTTAAAAGACTGGGCCGAAAATGAAGGTGTGAGAAAAGGAAATATGGTGGCAATAGAAAATTATCTGACTCAAAATGATATTGCCCAAATCATTTGTACTTCAAGACAAACCGCCACTCAATTACTAAATGAAATGGAAAATAATGACCTTTTGCATTACAGCAGAAGCGAGATTGTTATTAAGGATATTACCAAATTATAA
- a CDS encoding acyl-CoA dehydrogenase: MDFNLTEEHLMIQQAARDFAQNELLPGVIERDEKQIFPTEQVKKMGQLGFMGMMVDPKYGGSGLDAISYVIAMEEISKVDASASVVMSVNNSLVCWGLQEFGTEEQKQKYLPGLASGEIHGAFCLSEPEAGSDATSQKTTAIDMGDHYLVNGTKNWITNGNTASVYLVIAQTHPEKKHKGINALIMTKDMPGFSVGPKEQKMGIRGSDTHSLMFSDVKVPKENRIGEDGFGFKFAMKTLAGGRIGIASQALGIASGAYELALKYSKERKAFGTEICNHQAIAFKLADMAVNIEAARHLCMKAAWDKDQNKNYDVSGAMAKLFASQVAMDTAVEAVQIHGGNGYVKEYHVERFMRDAKITQIYEGTSEIQKIVISRSVIAG; this comes from the coding sequence ATGGATTTCAATCTTACCGAAGAACATTTAATGATTCAACAAGCTGCGAGAGATTTTGCCCAAAACGAATTGTTGCCGGGTGTTATCGAACGCGACGAAAAACAAATTTTTCCAACAGAACAGGTAAAAAAAATGGGACAACTAGGCTTCATGGGAATGATGGTTGATCCTAAATACGGCGGAAGCGGCTTAGATGCTATTTCGTACGTGATTGCTATGGAGGAAATTTCTAAAGTTGATGCTTCGGCTTCTGTAGTAATGTCTGTAAATAACTCATTAGTTTGTTGGGGTTTACAGGAATTTGGAACGGAGGAACAAAAACAAAAATATTTACCGGGTCTGGCATCCGGTGAAATTCACGGCGCATTTTGTTTAAGTGAGCCGGAAGCCGGAAGTGATGCTACTTCTCAAAAAACGACTGCTATTGATATGGGAGATCATTATTTGGTAAACGGTACAAAAAACTGGATTACGAACGGAAACACAGCATCGGTTTATTTGGTAATCGCTCAAACGCATCCTGAAAAGAAACATAAAGGAATCAATGCTTTGATTATGACGAAAGATATGCCTGGTTTTTCTGTTGGTCCTAAAGAACAAAAAATGGGAATTCGTGGTTCTGATACACACTCTTTAATGTTTAGTGATGTAAAGGTTCCTAAAGAAAACAGAATTGGAGAAGATGGTTTCGGGTTTAAGTTTGCAATGAAAACTCTTGCCGGCGGTCGTATTGGGATTGCTTCTCAGGCTTTAGGAATTGCTTCCGGAGCTTATGAATTAGCTTTGAAATATTCGAAAGAAAGAAAAGCTTTTGGAACTGAAATCTGCAATCATCAGGCAATTGCGTTTAAATTGGCAGATATGGCTGTAAATATCGAAGCGGCACGTCATTTATGCATGAAAGCGGCATGGGATAAAGACCAGAATAAAAACTATGATGTGAGTGGTGCAATGGCAAAATTATTTGCTTCGCAAGTTGCTATGGATACTGCTGTTGAAGCGGTTCAGATTCACGGTGGAAATGGTTACGTAAAAGAATATCATGTTGAGCGTTTTATGCGTGATGCAAAAATTACTCAGATTTATGAAGGAACTTCAGAAATTCAGAAAATCGTAATTTCAAGATCCGTAATTGCGGGATAA
- a CDS encoding chalcone isomerase family protein → MKKILLLFTFILSFQFSTVSAQTHLEVNGVTVPRKIEFQNKTLQLNGAGGRSKMWLEVYVQALYLSQLSQDPKFIIDSNTEMAIRIEITSSMVSSNKLTKAMNAGFEKSAGSNLEELRPRIEDFKKLLSDPITEKDVFILAYNPFDQTINVIKNDVPKGKIPGFDFKKALFGIWLSDKPVDDTLKKHLLGQ, encoded by the coding sequence ATGAAAAAGATTTTACTATTATTTACATTCATTTTAAGCTTTCAATTTTCAACAGTTTCTGCACAAACTCACCTTGAGGTAAACGGCGTTACTGTACCAAGAAAAATTGAATTTCAAAACAAAACTTTACAACTTAACGGCGCCGGCGGAAGATCTAAAATGTGGTTAGAAGTTTATGTTCAGGCTTTATATTTATCTCAATTAAGCCAGGATCCGAAATTCATTATTGACAGCAATACTGAAATGGCGATTCGAATTGAAATCACATCATCTATGGTTTCTTCAAACAAATTAACGAAAGCAATGAATGCAGGTTTTGAAAAATCAGCGGGAAGTAATTTGGAAGAATTAAGACCGAGAATTGAAGATTTTAAAAAGTTATTAAGTGATCCTATCACAGAAAAAGATGTGTTTATTTTGGCATACAACCCTTTTGACCAAACGATCAACGTAATTAAAAATGATGTTCCAAAAGGAAAAATACCGGGATTTGATTTCAAAAAAGCATTATTCGGAATCTGGTTATCTGACAAACCGGTTGACGACACATTGAAAAAACATTTATTAGGACAATAA
- a CDS encoding Glu/Leu/Phe/Val dehydrogenase dimerization domain-containing protein has protein sequence MKDLLQQFENKEPEIVFNWKDSETEAEGWTVINSLRGGAAGGGTRMRKGLDMNEVLSLAKTMEVKFSVSGPAIGGAKSGINFDPNDPRKKGVLQRWYKAVSPLLKSYYGTGGDLNVDEIHEVIPMTEECGVWHPQEGVFNGHFKPTEADKINRIGQLRQGVIKVIENPKFSPDVTRKYTVADMITGYGVAEAVRHFYATYGGEIKGKKAIVQGFGNVGSAAAFYLAEMGAKVIGIIDRDGGLIKEEGFSFEEIRTLFLNKDGNKLVADNMIPFEEINSKIWTIGAEIFTPCAASRLVQQTQIDSLISNGLEVISCGANVPFADKEIFFGSIMEEVDHKVSLIPDFISNCGMARVFAYFMEKKVQMTDEAIFNDTSETIKNAIVKAHALNSSKTNISATAFEIALKQLV, from the coding sequence ATGAAAGATTTATTACAGCAATTTGAAAATAAAGAACCTGAAATTGTTTTTAACTGGAAAGATTCTGAAACAGAAGCTGAAGGTTGGACAGTAATTAATTCACTTCGTGGAGGAGCCGCAGGAGGTGGAACAAGAATGAGAAAAGGCTTGGATATGAACGAAGTTTTATCATTGGCAAAAACAATGGAAGTAAAATTCTCCGTTTCAGGTCCTGCAATTGGCGGTGCTAAATCCGGAATTAATTTTGACCCGAATGATCCTCGTAAAAAAGGTGTTTTGCAACGTTGGTACAAAGCGGTTTCACCTTTATTAAAAAGTTATTACGGAACCGGTGGTGATTTAAATGTCGATGAAATTCACGAAGTTATCCCAATGACCGAAGAGTGTGGCGTTTGGCATCCGCAGGAAGGTGTTTTTAACGGACATTTTAAACCAACCGAAGCAGATAAAATCAATAGAATTGGACAATTACGTCAAGGTGTAATTAAGGTAATCGAAAATCCTAAATTTTCACCGGATGTAACCCGCAAATATACTGTTGCTGATATGATTACCGGTTACGGTGTTGCCGAAGCAGTTCGTCATTTCTATGCTACTTACGGCGGAGAAATTAAAGGCAAAAAAGCAATCGTTCAGGGATTTGGAAACGTAGGTTCTGCTGCTGCTTTTTATTTAGCAGAAATGGGTGCAAAAGTAATTGGAATTATTGATCGCGACGGAGGTTTGATTAAAGAAGAAGGTTTTTCATTTGAAGAAATCAGAACGTTGTTCTTAAATAAAGACGGAAATAAATTGGTTGCCGACAATATGATTCCGTTTGAGGAAATCAATTCAAAAATATGGACAATTGGTGCTGAAATTTTCACTCCTTGTGCCGCTTCAAGATTAGTACAACAAACTCAAATTGACAGTTTAATTTCAAACGGATTAGAAGTGATTTCATGCGGGGCGAATGTTCCTTTTGCAGACAAAGAAATTTTCTTCGGATCTATTATGGAAGAAGTAGATCATAAAGTAAGTTTGATTCCTGATTTTATTTCAAACTGCGGAATGGCGAGAGTTTTTGCTTATTTCATGGAGAAAAAAGTGCAAATGACAGATGAGGCAATCTTTAATGATACTTCAGAAACTATAAAAAATGCGATTGTAAAAGCCCACGCTTTAAATTCGTCAAAAACAAATATTAGTGCAACTGCTTTTGAGATTGCATTGAAACAATTAGTATAA
- a CDS encoding energy transducer TonB: MSSTVSSDKKKSLLLTTAIYAVIILLLFFIRFWPPYNPENNVALAEGGGGGGVTVNFGDSDLGSGANYKSEVLDVKNEAKATPAKATPDEAIITQENTADDDNDVVIPVKEKPKKPTPVEKPETKPVPQKPKVSNSTNDALSSILKGSNKGGDGDDKAAGNKGKANGSLGSNGYYGTGGSGGGTGGGNGTGNGIGTGSGYGAGSGGGSGGGSGYSLGNRKALSKPAPKYTCNEEGKVVVEVTVDQNGKTISATPGIKGTTNTASCLLEQAKIAAMNTKWSPDDNAAAKQVGKIVYNFSLN, translated from the coding sequence ATGAGTTCCACAGTTTCTTCAGATAAAAAGAAATCATTACTACTCACCACAGCGATATATGCGGTAATTATACTATTACTGTTTTTTATACGTTTTTGGCCGCCATATAATCCGGAAAATAACGTAGCTCTTGCAGAAGGCGGCGGTGGCGGTGGCGTGACCGTAAATTTTGGAGACAGCGATTTAGGATCCGGAGCGAATTATAAAAGTGAAGTTCTCGATGTTAAAAACGAAGCAAAGGCAACTCCTGCAAAAGCAACTCCCGACGAAGCGATAATTACTCAGGAAAATACAGCAGATGATGATAATGACGTCGTTATTCCTGTAAAGGAAAAACCTAAAAAACCGACTCCTGTCGAAAAACCGGAAACAAAACCAGTACCCCAAAAACCAAAAGTTTCGAATTCTACAAATGATGCTTTATCCAGCATTTTAAAAGGATCAAACAAAGGCGGAGACGGAGACGATAAAGCAGCAGGAAACAAAGGAAAGGCAAACGGAAGTCTGGGTTCTAACGGTTACTACGGAACCGGAGGTTCTGGTGGCGGAACTGGCGGAGGAAACGGAACAGGAAATGGTATTGGTACCGGAAGCGGTTACGGAGCCGGAAGCGGCGGAGGTTCCGGCGGCGGATCAGGATATTCGTTAGGAAACAGAAAAGCATTATCGAAACCTGCACCAAAATATACCTGTAACGAAGAAGGAAAAGTAGTTGTAGAAGTTACAGTCGATCAAAACGGAAAAACAATCAGCGCAACTCCAGGAATTAAAGGCACAACAAATACAGCAAGCTGTTTATTAGAACAAGCCAAAATTGCTGCCATGAATACAAAATGGTCTCCTGATGATAATGCAGCTGCAAAACAGGTTGGTAAAATTGTTTATAATTTCAGTTTGAATTAA
- a CDS encoding ExbD/TolR family protein, translating to MSIKRKRRFHAEVATSSLSDIMFFLLLFFLIISTLANPNVIKMTLPKAKSNEKTNKQLISLSVTEDKKFYIDKEPVDFENLETSLMAKIGADKQQTVVVRIPFNLQVQDLVDVLQIGVKNNLKFVIATSPK from the coding sequence ATGTCTATTAAAAGGAAAAGAAGATTTCATGCCGAAGTGGCGACTTCATCACTAAGTGATATTATGTTTTTCTTGCTGTTGTTTTTCTTAATTATATCAACGCTAGCAAATCCTAATGTTATTAAAATGACGTTACCAAAAGCGAAATCAAATGAAAAAACCAATAAACAATTAATCAGTTTATCGGTTACAGAAGATAAAAAATTCTATATCGACAAAGAACCTGTGGATTTCGAAAATCTGGAAACAAGTTTAATGGCAAAAATTGGAGCAGATAAACAACAAACTGTTGTCGTTAGAATTCCGTTTAATTTGCAAGTACAGGATTTAGTTGATGTATTGCAAATAGGAGTGAAGAACAATCTAAAGTTTGTAATTGCTACTAGCCCGAAGTAA
- a CDS encoding MotA/TolQ/ExbB proton channel family protein, whose translation MFSFIQLQTDTIANAASNVVIEKIAPNTEISVLGFILKGGFFLIPIAILLFYTIYVIFERYLYISKASRIDARLMQDVGDKLNAGNIELARTIVERSNTAAGNILKEGVLVIGRPIAEIESNMDRAADIEIGEMERRLGHLGLIAGIAPTLGFIGTISGVIKIFYSISVTENISIGNISGGLYEKMISSGSGLIVGIIAYSAYHLLNGKIDDFALKIQKQILEFVNIIQRS comes from the coding sequence ATGTTTAGCTTCATTCAATTACAAACAGATACCATCGCAAACGCCGCATCTAACGTAGTTATCGAAAAAATTGCACCAAATACTGAAATCTCTGTTTTAGGATTTATCTTAAAGGGAGGTTTTTTCTTAATACCAATTGCCATTTTACTGTTTTATACGATTTATGTGATTTTTGAACGTTACTTATATATTAGTAAAGCTTCGAGAATCGATGCAAGATTAATGCAGGATGTTGGTGATAAGCTAAATGCCGGAAATATTGAGTTGGCGAGAACGATTGTAGAAAGAAGCAATACAGCTGCAGGAAATATTTTGAAAGAAGGAGTTTTAGTTATTGGAAGACCAATCGCTGAAATCGAATCAAATATGGACCGCGCTGCCGATATTGAAATTGGTGAAATGGAAAGACGTTTAGGTCATCTTGGACTTATTGCGGGTATTGCACCAACTCTTGGTTTTATTGGAACAATTTCGGGAGTTATTAAGATTTTCTATAGCATTTCGGTTACAGAGAATATTAGTATTGGTAATATCTCCGGAGGTTTATACGAAAAAATGATCAGTTCTGGTTCAGGACTTATCGTGGGTATTATTGCCTATAGTGCTTACCATTTACTGAACGGAAAAATTGATGATTTTGCCTTGAAAATTCAAAAACAAATACTGGAATTTGTAAACATAATTCAAAGATCGTAA
- a CDS encoding bifunctional folylpolyglutamate synthase/dihydrofolate synthase, which produces MNYQETTNWMFNQLPMYQLQGASAYKEDLTNIKLLAAHLDNPQNQLKCIHVAGTNGKGSTSHMLASVLQEAGYKVGLYTSPHLKDFRERIKINGEDISEDFVIEFVAKHKDFFEANDMSFFEMSVGLAFDYFAAEKTDIAIIEVGLGGRLDATNIITPLISVITNIDLDHTQFLGNTTTAIAGEKAGIIKPNVPVVIGEYTEETEAVFLAKAKENNAPIYFAADLISGVFPSDLLGDYQFHNKKTVQQVVVVLNSQTDFKVSVDNLKSGLLNTIKNTGLQGRWQQLGENPKIICDTAHNKHGLAVVMNQIQKEKFENLHIVLGVVNDKDLDSILPLFPKEAKYYFCRPNSSRGLATVILKDAAKKYDLIGEKYNSVEDAFAEAKKNASKNDFIYVGGSTFVVAELPLN; this is translated from the coding sequence ATGAACTATCAGGAAACAACAAATTGGATGTTTAACCAATTGCCCATGTATCAGCTTCAGGGTGCTTCGGCTTACAAAGAAGATTTAACCAACATTAAGTTGCTTGCGGCGCATCTTGATAATCCACAAAATCAGTTAAAATGCATTCATGTTGCGGGAACTAATGGAAAAGGTTCTACATCGCATATGCTGGCTTCGGTTTTGCAGGAAGCGGGTTATAAAGTTGGCTTGTATACTTCGCCGCATTTAAAAGATTTCAGAGAAAGAATTAAAATCAATGGCGAAGATATTTCAGAAGATTTTGTTATTGAATTTGTAGCCAAACATAAAGACTTTTTTGAAGCAAATGACATGAGTTTTTTCGAAATGTCTGTTGGTTTGGCATTTGATTATTTTGCTGCAGAGAAAACAGATATTGCCATTATTGAAGTTGGTTTGGGCGGAAGATTAGACGCTACCAATATTATTACGCCCTTAATTTCGGTTATAACCAATATCGATCTGGATCATACACAGTTTTTAGGAAACACAACAACAGCAATTGCAGGTGAAAAAGCCGGAATTATTAAGCCAAATGTTCCCGTAGTAATTGGAGAATATACAGAAGAAACAGAAGCCGTATTTTTAGCTAAAGCCAAAGAAAATAATGCGCCAATTTATTTTGCTGCTGATTTAATCTCGGGTGTTTTCCCGTCTGATTTACTTGGTGATTATCAATTTCATAATAAAAAAACCGTTCAGCAAGTTGTTGTTGTTTTAAACTCACAAACTGATTTTAAAGTTTCTGTTGATAATCTAAAAAGCGGTTTGTTAAATACCATAAAAAATACCGGCTTACAAGGAAGATGGCAGCAGTTGGGTGAAAATCCGAAAATAATTTGTGACACGGCACACAACAAACACGGTTTAGCAGTGGTGATGAATCAAATTCAGAAAGAAAAATTTGAGAACTTACATATTGTTTTAGGAGTTGTAAATGACAAAGACCTGGATTCTATTTTACCGCTTTTTCCTAAAGAAGCAAAATATTATTTCTGCAGGCCCAATTCGTCACGTGGTTTAGCGACCGTAATATTAAAAGATGCAGCAAAAAAATACGATTTAATTGGCGAAAAATACAATTCTGTTGAAGATGCTTTCGCGGAAGCAAAGAAAAACGCATCCAAAAATGATTTTATTTATGTTGGCGGAAGCACTTTTGTTGTAGCCGAATTGCCTTTAAACTAA
- a CDS encoding FUSC family protein, which yields MIINGKKRTIRINRSGIVAGSKKMKSAAVINALLIGFLIGIVFYSFLKSALGLLTLIPLFFAYKLINNSKYKNKELEDLLKERGLK from the coding sequence ATGATAATCAATGGAAAAAAAAGAACTATCAGAATTAACAGATCAGGAATTGTTGCAGGAAGCAAAAAAATGAAATCAGCTGCTGTGATTAATGCTTTATTAATTGGGTTTTTGATTGGAATTGTATTTTACAGTTTCCTGAAAAGCGCCTTAGGACTTTTGACATTAATTCCTTTATTTTTTGCCTATAAATTGATCAATAATTCAAAATACAAGAATAAGGAATTGGAAGATCTTTTAAAAGAGCGAGGTTTGAAATAG
- a CDS encoding VOC family protein: MEESKNQSDNSGSEKTPKVTGVGGIFFFSDNPKDTKEWYAKNLGLDVNEWGSTFESRNIQNPEEVELLQWSPFKNGDEYFLPSKKEFMINYRVQNIEGLVKQLKENGVTVLDDISTYDYGKFVHIMDEEGNKIELWEP; encoded by the coding sequence ATGGAAGAATCAAAAAATCAATCAGACAACTCAGGTTCTGAAAAAACACCAAAAGTAACCGGAGTTGGCGGTATTTTCTTTTTTTCAGACAATCCGAAAGATACAAAAGAGTGGTATGCCAAAAATTTAGGACTTGATGTCAATGAATGGGGTTCGACTTTTGAATCCAGAAATATTCAGAATCCAGAAGAGGTAGAATTGCTGCAATGGAGTCCGTTTAAAAATGGAGATGAATATTTTTTGCCATCAAAAAAAGAGTTTATGATTAATTACCGTGTTCAGAATATTGAAGGTCTTGTAAAACAACTTAAAGAAAACGGTGTAACGGTTCTTGACGACATTTCGACTTATGATTATGGTAAATTTGTCCATATTATGGATGAAGAAGGTAATAAAATAGAACTTTGGGAACCTTAA
- a CDS encoding MazG-like protein encodes MASLNFEQLKERSLEIRKRYHELELTHHGCEWTVEEDALAFLTDAGLVGRNVMSQQGRWPKANTEEELKHKIGESIWWLTVLAQRMNIDIEDVTVEFLTKTEGLLGK; translated from the coding sequence ATGGCATCACTAAATTTTGAACAGCTAAAAGAACGTTCTTTAGAAATAAGAAAACGGTATCACGAGTTAGAGTTAACGCATCACGGCTGCGAATGGACTGTTGAAGAAGATGCATTGGCTTTTTTAACGGATGCAGGTTTGGTAGGCCGCAACGTAATGTCGCAACAAGGAAGATGGCCAAAAGCAAATACAGAAGAAGAACTAAAACATAAAATAGGAGAATCTATTTGGTGGCTTACCGTTTTGGCTCAAAGAATGAATATTGATATTGAAGATGTTACAGTAGAATTTTTAACTAAAACAGAAGGGTTGTTGGGTAAATAA
- a CDS encoding helix-turn-helix domain-containing protein: protein MKNQPRIFQSISELHKAMGQAKPMHPLISVLDYGEAIFDPKDFEQGIILDFYKISFKTNFSGKLRYGHGFYDFEEGGMSFVAPGQILKMQEEEADYSGMSLNIHPDFIRPYALSTNIKKYGFFSYSAAEALYLSDKEKETILAVFANIQDELNQRIDHFSQDVIISQLELLLNYSNRFYNRQFITRKAVNNDVLSKLENLLEDYFNTEKPLENGLPTVQFVADELQLSSRYLSDLLRSVSGQNTQQFIHDKLIEKAKEYIAKGTLSVSEIAYKLGFEHPQSFNKLFKKKTNISPIAFQELFNKN from the coding sequence ATGAAAAATCAGCCTAGAATATTTCAGTCTATATCAGAATTACATAAAGCGATGGGACAAGCAAAACCAATGCATCCGCTTATAAGTGTTTTGGATTATGGTGAAGCAATTTTTGACCCGAAGGATTTTGAACAGGGAATTATTTTAGATTTCTACAAGATATCTTTTAAAACTAATTTCTCCGGAAAACTGCGTTACGGACATGGTTTTTATGATTTTGAAGAGGGCGGAATGTCGTTTGTTGCGCCCGGACAAATTTTAAAAATGCAGGAAGAGGAAGCGGATTACAGCGGAATGTCACTAAATATTCATCCTGATTTTATTCGTCCGTATGCTTTAAGTACGAATATTAAAAAGTATGGTTTTTTTTCGTATTCGGCTGCTGAAGCTTTGTATTTATCAGATAAAGAAAAGGAAACGATTTTGGCGGTTTTTGCTAATATTCAGGACGAATTAAACCAGCGAATCGATCATTTTAGTCAGGATGTTATTATTTCGCAATTGGAACTTTTGCTTAATTACAGCAATCGTTTTTACAATCGCCAGTTTATTACCCGAAAAGCGGTTAATAATGATGTGCTTTCTAAATTGGAAAACTTACTCGAAGATTACTTTAATACCGAAAAGCCGCTGGAAAATGGTTTGCCAACCGTACAATTCGTGGCAGATGAATTACAATTATCATCACGATATTTAAGCGATTTGCTGCGTAGTGTTTCGGGACAAAACACACAACAGTTTATTCATGATAAATTGATCGAAAAGGCGAAAGAATATATTGCAAAAGGAACTTTATCTGTTTCTGAAATTGCTTATAAATTAGGTTTTGAGCATCCGCAATCGTTCAATAAACTCTTTAAGAAAAAAACGAATATTAGTCCAATTGCGTTTCAGGAATTATTCAATAAAAATTAA